A genomic region of Nitrospirota bacterium contains the following coding sequences:
- a CDS encoding prepilin-type N-terminal cleavage/methylation domain-containing protein has translation MQNRHGVTLVELIVVVAIIGILALLAFPAFLSMISSENKVKAAARQLVDDLKFAQNEAAAQGSGSIVNGTLRRRKVFVVFNTTANTYQVFRYEDTNGNNVRTAAEVTNPAGWAAAKAMQNRVVFGGAYEDDSGNAATINKKAFISGGAACGNGNGAPASFVSLGTQTRASDPPCSNMPCLALNSNGFPIDGTVAGGTFYLSNGKDAFAVNINSAGLTRMCKWDKGATQWVDSR, from the coding sequence ATGCAGAACAGGCATGGAGTCACACTGGTAGAGCTGATAGTAGTAGTCGCTATCATTGGGATTCTTGCGCTGCTGGCGTTTCCGGCGTTCCTGAGTATGATCAGTTCGGAGAACAAGGTGAAGGCTGCGGCAAGGCAGCTGGTCGATGACCTCAAATTTGCCCAGAATGAAGCTGCGGCCCAGGGTAGCGGAAGCATTGTTAATGGAACGCTTCGCCGTCGGAAGGTCTTTGTGGTTTTTAACACTACGGCAAATACCTATCAGGTGTTCCGTTATGAAGATACAAACGGGAATAATGTGCGTACCGCAGCCGAGGTGACAAACCCGGCTGGCTGGGCAGCAGCTAAGGCCATGCAAAACAGAGTTGTCTTTGGCGGAGCCTATGAGGATGACAGTGGCAATGCCGCAACAATTAATAAAAAAGCGTTTATATCAGGCGGTGCCGCCTGCGGCAATGGTAATGGGGCGCCGGCGTCTTTCGTTTCTCTTGGCACACAGACTCGTGCTTCTGACCCTCCCTGCAGTAATATGCCGTGTCTGGCTTTGAACTCAAATGGTTTTCCAATTGACGGCACTGTGGCTGGCGGTACATTTTACCTCAGTAATGGCAAGGATGCGTTTGCCGTAAATATCAATTCAGCAGGCTTAACAAGAATGTGTAAATGGGATAAGGGGGCAACGCAATGGGTAGACTCTCGCTAA
- a CDS encoding PilW family protein, whose amino-acid sequence MEKHLNILKNRTGTTLVELMIAVTIFLIFLGVAYPTFTFLGQRMADVQTNQELTQKGQRILNYMAEELRLAGLFVGATPNVTLCGEGTATNSLAHTNGNPYDSLLFLTSEQVVNKTDNAAIPFLVMNAAAASGAASISVNATYANVSGLSLGGNATQNARAFVTFDTLAPTILNRAYQVTSFGGTSLAISPSLDQTLNNGSNVYVVMRKRFDVNGRDLRIVRWQSDCSEEPLSLLEAHDRTGGTSWGGVDALQFEYFMNDGNIRDTIAATDITNVKAINIWILVRSDFPEKDYTNSSIYKVGGATNPDGTVIPGITLPAFNDQFRRMLLSKRVEVKNLEK is encoded by the coding sequence ATGGAAAAACATCTCAATATCTTAAAAAATAGGACAGGAACAACGCTTGTTGAGTTGATGATTGCGGTAACGATCTTTCTGATATTTTTGGGCGTAGCCTATCCAACATTTACTTTTCTCGGTCAGCGTATGGCTGATGTGCAGACAAATCAGGAGCTGACGCAGAAAGGCCAGAGAATACTGAATTATATGGCAGAGGAGTTAAGGCTTGCAGGTTTGTTTGTCGGCGCTACCCCAAATGTGACTCTATGCGGAGAAGGCACAGCCACAAATTCTCTTGCGCATACAAATGGAAATCCATACGATAGCCTTTTATTTCTGACATCAGAACAGGTGGTGAATAAAACAGATAATGCTGCAATCCCCTTTCTAGTCATGAATGCTGCCGCAGCTTCGGGAGCAGCTTCAATATCTGTAAATGCCACGTATGCGAATGTCAGCGGCCTGAGCCTGGGAGGAAACGCAACGCAGAATGCGAGAGCCTTTGTCACTTTTGATACGCTTGCACCGACGATCCTGAACAGGGCATATCAGGTCACTTCCTTCGGTGGAACGTCACTAGCGATCAGCCCATCGCTTGATCAGACTTTAAATAACGGAAGCAATGTATATGTTGTCATGCGGAAGAGGTTTGATGTAAATGGCCGTGATCTGCGCATTGTGCGATGGCAGTCTGACTGCAGTGAAGAGCCTCTATCGCTGCTCGAAGCCCATGACAGGACCGGTGGCACATCTTGGGGTGGGGTTGATGCCCTGCAGTTCGAATATTTTATGAATGACGGGAATATCAGGGACACAATTGCGGCAACGGATATTACGAATGTTAAGGCGATCAATATCTGGATATTGGTGCGTTCTGACTTTCCGGAAAAAGACTATACTAACAGCAGTATCTATAAGGTGGGCGGTGCGACTAACCCTGATGGTACCGTGATACCCGGCATTACCCTACCTGCGTTTAACGATCAATTCAGGCGAATGCTGCTCTCAAAACGGGTGGAGGTAAAGAACCTTGAAAAATAG
- a CDS encoding prepilin-type N-terminal cleavage/methylation domain-containing protein: MKNRRKKGFTLIEVLIAVTVLSLSFFALLPLITTAVSTDKTALLTTKSQAVTAYKMDELLAAGTSMTCNGAAWTCGAAPGNTCVNFVNAETDVVSAATTGAPFEIRRTSNALIVNAASGLCKLTVTSTYTYQGETKTFRLVTEKSL; this comes from the coding sequence ATGAAAAACAGACGCAAAAAAGGATTTACGCTCATAGAGGTGCTAATTGCGGTCACAGTGCTCTCTCTCTCATTTTTTGCATTGCTACCGCTCATTACAACTGCCGTCAGCACGGACAAGACGGCGTTGTTGACAACAAAATCTCAAGCTGTGACAGCTTATAAAATGGACGAACTTCTAGCCGCAGGGACTTCTATGACTTGCAATGGGGCAGCTTGGACTTGTGGTGCTGCTCCAGGAAATACCTGCGTTAACTTTGTCAATGCTGAAACTGATGTGGTGAGCGCTGCAACTACGGGAGCTCCTTTTGAAATCAGGAGAACTTCCAACGCACTTATAGTGAATGCGGCTTCAGGTCTTTGCAAACTGACGGTTACATCGACTTACACATACCAGGGAGAAACGAAGACTTTTAGACTTGTAACGGAAAAGAGTTTGTAG
- a CDS encoding DsbC family protein codes for MKKFLMIGLFVVMFYALQGMQSMKASAFGGCEEDCMKCHAMSTQDAQQILTKLGAAEAKPVEIRLSPIKGLWEVIIEDKGTRGVMYIGFSKRHVIAGPIFEVDTGLNKTQETFEKVNRDLVKYVDVSKIPLDKSLIIGEKDAKYKVIVFTDPDCPYCARVHEEIKKVAAERKDIAFYLKLMPLPMHPDAFWKSQSILCKSSVQLLEDNFAKKEIPKPDCDNKQEVEANIKLAAELGITGTPTLILPDGMVVVGGKDARAIIELVTNPPKKGEGK; via the coding sequence ATGAAAAAATTCCTGATGATAGGCTTATTTGTCGTAATGTTTTATGCCCTGCAGGGTATGCAGTCAATGAAGGCCTCTGCTTTCGGCGGGTGTGAGGAAGACTGCATGAAGTGCCACGCCATGAGCACGCAGGATGCACAGCAGATACTTACAAAGCTCGGCGCTGCCGAGGCAAAGCCCGTTGAGATCAGGCTCAGCCCGATAAAAGGGCTCTGGGAGGTCATTATTGAGGACAAGGGTACCAGGGGCGTCATGTATATCGGTTTTTCGAAGCGGCATGTGATTGCCGGCCCGATCTTTGAAGTCGATACCGGACTGAACAAGACGCAGGAGACCTTTGAGAAGGTCAACCGTGATCTGGTCAAATATGTCGACGTTTCGAAGATCCCACTTGATAAGTCTCTGATCATTGGAGAGAAGGATGCGAAATACAAGGTGATCGTTTTTACTGATCCGGACTGTCCCTACTGCGCAAGGGTCCATGAGGAGATAAAAAAGGTTGCTGCAGAGAGAAAAGATATCGCTTTTTATCTCAAGCTCATGCCTCTTCCGATGCATCCGGACGCGTTCTGGAAATCCCAGAGCATTCTCTGCAAGAGTTCGGTCCAGTTGCTTGAGGATAATTTTGCGAAAAAAGAGATACCGAAGCCAGACTGTGACAATAAGCAGGAGGTCGAGGCAAATATCAAGCTTGCCGCTGAACTCGGCATCACCGGAACACCGACCCTCATTTTGCCGGATGGCATGGTGGTTGTCGGTGGCAAGGATGCCAGGGCGATCATAGAACTTGTGACCAATCCTCCCAAAAAAGGAGAGGGGAAATGA
- a CDS encoding thioredoxin fold domain-containing protein, with protein sequence MKKVIKERKDIAFYNILFPLPMHKEAYGKSKAIICEQSLELLEAAFDKKPLPAPSCATTVIDQNIKLAETLGISGTPAVIFPNGTLIPGAIDSAEIIKQVDKK encoded by the coding sequence ATGAAGAAGGTCATAAAGGAGAGGAAGGATATAGCCTTCTATAACATCCTCTTCCCCCTGCCGATGCATAAAGAGGCATATGGCAAATCAAAGGCGATCATCTGCGAGCAGTCGCTGGAGCTCCTTGAGGCTGCATTTGATAAGAAGCCTCTGCCTGCGCCAAGCTGTGCGACCACGGTGATCGATCAGAATATCAAGCTCGCAGAGACGCTCGGCATAAGCGGCACGCCTGCGGTAATCTTCCCCAACGGGACGCTCATCCCGGGGGCCATTGACTCTGCCGAGATCATTAAACAGGTCGACAAGAAGTAG
- the bioA gene encoding adenosylmethionine--8-amino-7-oxononanoate transaminase codes for MGLQEDNRHLEDADRKYIWHPFTQMREWEEATPVIITEGRGSFVKDSCGRWYLDGVSSLWVNIFGHRKKEIDDAIKAQVDRISHSTLLGLSNEPAIRLAEKLVTLMNVSFGQAEGPPPAKVFYSDNGSTAVEVALKMAFQYWQHRGETQKRSFLSLNNAYHGDTLGAVSVGGVAIFHEAFGPLLFQTYKAPSPYCYRCELGREYPACNLACADALEEIMKNHHQEIAGLIIEPLVQAAGGMIVSPTGYLRRVHELCSTYDLLLIADEVATGFGRTGRMFASEHENVVPDIICLSKGITGGYMPLAATVATEEIYRAFLGEFKDLKTFFHGHSYTGNPLACAAAVACLDIFAKEDTLREMKPKIELLDDWLRQMQAVPHVGNVRSRGLMAGLELVLDEKTKEPYDWQEKIGWKVAHHALDNGVFIRPLGNVIVVMPPLNISIENLGRLLTVLRDAVISATA; via the coding sequence ATGGGGCTTCAGGAAGATAACAGGCATCTCGAAGACGCTGACAGAAAGTATATCTGGCATCCCTTTACGCAGATGAGGGAGTGGGAGGAGGCAACCCCTGTCATTATTACGGAAGGCCGCGGCTCTTTTGTCAAAGACAGCTGCGGCAGATGGTATCTCGACGGTGTTTCATCGCTCTGGGTCAATATTTTCGGCCACAGAAAAAAAGAGATCGATGATGCCATAAAGGCACAGGTAGACAGAATAAGCCATAGCACACTGCTGGGCCTGAGCAATGAGCCTGCAATCCGCCTGGCAGAAAAACTGGTCACGCTGATGAATGTCTCCTTCGGGCAGGCCGAAGGGCCTCCCCCTGCAAAGGTCTTTTATTCGGATAACGGTTCAACTGCGGTTGAGGTTGCCCTTAAAATGGCGTTTCAATACTGGCAGCACCGGGGCGAAACGCAGAAGCGGTCCTTCCTGTCTCTTAACAATGCCTATCACGGCGATACGCTCGGGGCGGTGAGTGTGGGAGGGGTAGCTATATTCCATGAGGCATTTGGCCCGCTCCTCTTTCAGACCTATAAAGCCCCGTCTCCATACTGTTATCGCTGTGAACTCGGCAGGGAATATCCTGCATGCAATCTCGCCTGCGCAGATGCGCTCGAAGAGATAATGAAAAACCATCACCAGGAGATTGCAGGCCTGATCATAGAGCCCCTGGTCCAGGCTGCGGGCGGGATGATCGTTTCGCCTACGGGGTATCTGAGACGCGTACACGAACTCTGCTCAACCTATGACCTTCTCCTTATTGCGGATGAGGTTGCGACAGGCTTTGGCAGGACAGGCAGGATGTTCGCCTCTGAACACGAAAATGTCGTGCCTGATATTATCTGCCTTTCCAAGGGCATCACCGGCGGATATATGCCCCTTGCGGCAACGGTCGCAACAGAAGAAATATACCGGGCATTTCTTGGCGAGTTTAAAGACCTCAAGACTTTCTTCCATGGTCATTCCTACACGGGCAACCCCCTTGCCTGCGCAGCAGCAGTCGCCTGCCTTGATATATTTGCGAAGGAGGATACGCTCAGGGAGATGAAGCCGAAGATTGAACTCCTCGATGACTGGCTCAGGCAGATGCAGGCAGTTCCCCATGTCGGCAATGTCCGGAGCAGGGGGCTTATGGCAGGGCTTGAACTTGTTCTTGACGAAAAGACAAAGGAGCCCTATGACTGGCAGGAGAAGATAGGATGGAAGGTTGCACACCATGCGCTGGACAACGGCGTATTCATCAGGCCGCTTGGCAATGTTATTGTGGTCATGCCGCCGCTGAATATCAGCATCGAAAATCTCGGACGGCTGCTTACGGTCCTCAGGGATGCGGTAATCTCGGCAACAGCATGA
- a CDS encoding flippase-like domain-containing protein, with translation MLSKKSLALAKNKKVLVLVLKLLVSSFSFYLISRKADMGQVIHILKSIGLFAFLGASALYILSQVFSTMRWQLLLPDTYPLKRLFSLYMIGAFFSSFLPGVVGGDAVRAYYLNKDSRKISVTLAAVFMDRYLGFVTLMIIGIAAFPFSLKVFGDSPHRWLMPVFFVSFVAGSILFFGLQLGKRFKLMSGIYEYFSVIKKQKAVIVNALLLSVVVQLLNFLSVLILASGMGEKIPLLLLAVFLPIVITIVALPISISGLGVREGAFVILLGLIGVLPEAATSLSLAWFISTFVGSLPGLVFYFFHDRQKAA, from the coding sequence ATGTTATCAAAAAAGTCATTGGCCCTGGCAAAAAATAAGAAAGTCCTCGTTCTTGTCCTCAAGCTTTTAGTCAGTTCTTTCTCGTTTTATCTTATTTCCCGAAAGGCGGACATGGGGCAGGTGATCCATATCCTCAAAAGCATAGGGCTTTTTGCGTTTCTGGGGGCATCGGCGCTCTATATCCTGTCCCAGGTTTTTTCTACCATGCGGTGGCAGCTTCTCCTGCCCGATACGTATCCCCTGAAGAGACTTTTCTCGCTGTATATGATCGGTGCTTTTTTCAGCAGCTTTCTGCCCGGCGTTGTTGGCGGCGATGCTGTCCGGGCATATTATCTCAACAAGGACTCCAGGAAGATCAGCGTGACGCTGGCCGCTGTTTTCATGGACCGCTATCTTGGCTTTGTTACCCTTATGATAATCGGGATTGCTGCCTTTCCCTTCAGCCTTAAGGTCTTTGGTGACTCGCCGCACAGATGGCTCATGCCTGTTTTTTTCGTATCCTTTGTTGCCGGCAGCATCCTGTTTTTTGGGCTCCAGCTTGGAAAGAGGTTTAAGCTCATGAGCGGCATCTATGAATATTTTTCTGTCATAAAAAAACAGAAGGCTGTCATTGTGAACGCGCTGCTTCTGTCTGTAGTGGTCCAACTGCTCAATTTTTTGAGTGTGCTTATCCTTGCCTCCGGGATGGGCGAAAAGATCCCGCTGCTCCTGCTTGCCGTATTTCTGCCGATCGTTATAACGATCGTGGCCCTGCCCATTTCCATATCCGGTCTTGGCGTCCGTGAAGGGGCCTTTGTCATACTTCTTGGCCTAATCGGCGTTTTGCCTGAGGCGGCAACCTCGCTTTCTCTTGCGTGGTTCATTTCCACTTTTGTCGGCAGTCTTCCGGGACTCGTCTTTTATTTCTTTCACGACCGGCAGAAGGCGGCATAA
- a CDS encoding glycosyltransferase family 2 protein: MTISVVIPLYNEEENVQELHSRLKTVLERLGTDYEILFIDDGSSDNTLKYLQEIQAGDRNVIVLSLRRNFGQTAAFAAGFDYSRGDIIITMDGDLQNDPNDIPKLIEQMKDNDLVSGWRKKRKDPFLSRRLPSIMANWLISKVTGVNLHDYGCSLKAYKRDVIKNLKLYGEMHRFIPAVASWYGVRIAEVETEHHPRVHGKSKYGISRTMKVVLDLITVKFLQSFSTKPLQFFGPVGLASGMLGFLISVYLTIEKLFAGRDIGGRPLLLLGSLLIIVGIQFIGMGLLGEMMVRVYHETQKKPIYVIKKVIGPGKK; this comes from the coding sequence ATGACCATATCTGTCGTAATACCTCTTTACAATGAAGAAGAAAATGTGCAGGAGCTCCACAGCCGCCTAAAGACGGTGCTGGAGAGGCTTGGGACCGATTACGAGATCCTCTTCATTGATGACGGAAGCAGTGATAATACGCTGAAATATCTCCAGGAGATCCAGGCAGGGGACCGCAATGTGATTGTGCTGAGTCTCAGGAGGAACTTTGGCCAGACTGCAGCATTTGCCGCAGGGTTTGATTATTCGCGCGGCGATATTATCATCACCATGGACGGGGACCTTCAGAATGACCCCAATGATATTCCGAAGCTCATTGAGCAGATGAAGGACAATGACCTTGTGAGCGGCTGGAGAAAAAAGAGAAAAGACCCCTTCCTCTCGCGCAGGCTCCCTTCGATCATGGCCAACTGGCTTATCAGTAAAGTCACCGGCGTAAATCTTCATGACTACGGCTGTTCGCTCAAGGCCTATAAGCGGGATGTCATCAAGAACCTGAAGCTTTATGGCGAAATGCACCGGTTTATCCCTGCGGTTGCAAGCTGGTATGGCGTGCGCATTGCGGAGGTCGAGACAGAACATCATCCGAGGGTGCACGGGAAGTCAAAATACGGCATTTCCCGGACCATGAAGGTCGTGCTTGACCTGATCACGGTGAAGTTCCTCCAGAGCTTTTCAACAAAGCCTTTACAGTTTTTCGGCCCCGTTGGTCTGGCAAGCGGCATGCTGGGCTTTCTGATCTCAGTCTATCTCACGATAGAGAAGCTTTTTGCGGGCAGGGATATTGGAGGCAGGCCGCTCCTTCTGCTCGGTTCGCTGCTGATTATCGTCGGCATTCAGTTTATAGGCATGGGCCTGCTTGGCGAGATGATGGTGCGTGTGTATCACGAGACCCAGAAAAAACCGATTTATGTTATCAAAAAAGTCATTGGCCCTGGCAAAAAATAA
- a CDS encoding glycosyltransferase family 39 protein, producing MNLPDFDTALFFFINQNLQNPFFDRVMPFVTTQTYLVFLPFVVLLWFREKKQALPALVAGLFAIAFADACGHILKELVMRQRPCNALDHVHLLVGCSKSYSMPSNHASNAFAFAMTIRFMLGSRYSLLFPAVAGLIGISRVFVGVHYPFDVLAGALVGTAAAYGAVRLYRRAEEIFIARSYEQALFLGLAMLSIFRIYYIVTGPFDLVADEAHYWEWSRRLDWSYYSKGPVIAWLIRIGTFFFGSTVLGIRAFAVVLSALSSILLFRLGKELYDERTGLASAFLLQVVPLFSVYGMLLTIDAPFIFFWTLSLYLFHRILRQELSPGNNRSSLLSWVLLGIAAGFGLLTKYTMVFFLLSAFLYLLFRKDARRLLRTFGPYLAFLTSMLVFSPVIFWNASRGWVTLKHTAGQAHLREGLVLSAWSFAEFLGSQFGVVTPLLFVMIIVAVLKLRKTEKGAFLFWFSLPTIAFFLLKSMQGKVQANWALTGYITGMVAFSAFFLDRWKDFKKPLRITVAFGVCLSILITLFIHAPSMLRLPEKFDPSMRLVGWKELGQQASVLYRDMSVKGPVFVFSDSYQVASELAFYMKDNPVTYCVNLGRRMNQYDLWPGFENLKGQNAIFIRARERENVPEMVSNAFSSCDHRVIEVKTRKQKTLKFSVSACYDFKGFESQQPETF from the coding sequence ATGAACCTTCCTGATTTTGATACCGCACTCTTTTTTTTCATAAACCAGAATCTGCAGAACCCTTTTTTCGACAGGGTCATGCCCTTTGTGACGACACAGACGTATCTCGTGTTTCTTCCTTTTGTCGTGCTGCTTTGGTTCAGGGAGAAGAAACAGGCGCTGCCCGCTCTTGTTGCCGGGCTTTTTGCCATTGCCTTTGCGGATGCCTGCGGACATATTCTGAAGGAGCTTGTGATGAGGCAGAGGCCCTGCAATGCGCTCGACCATGTCCATCTCCTCGTCGGCTGCAGCAAGTCCTACTCCATGCCCTCAAACCATGCATCGAATGCCTTTGCCTTTGCCATGACCATCCGGTTTATGCTTGGGAGCAGGTATAGCCTGCTGTTTCCGGCAGTTGCAGGCCTGATCGGGATTTCGAGAGTTTTTGTGGGCGTTCACTATCCGTTTGATGTACTTGCCGGAGCTCTTGTCGGCACAGCTGCGGCCTACGGCGCTGTCAGGCTTTACAGGCGGGCAGAAGAGATATTCATAGCGCGCTCCTATGAGCAGGCCCTTTTTCTTGGTCTCGCAATGCTGAGCATATTCCGCATCTACTATATTGTGACGGGCCCGTTTGATCTTGTGGCCGATGAAGCTCATTATTGGGAATGGTCCCGCCGTCTTGACTGGAGCTATTATTCGAAAGGCCCTGTGATAGCCTGGCTTATCCGGATCGGCACCTTCTTTTTCGGCAGCACGGTCCTTGGGATTCGTGCTTTTGCAGTCGTTCTTTCAGCACTCAGCAGTATTCTGCTCTTCCGGCTTGGCAAGGAGCTCTATGATGAGAGGACAGGTCTTGCCTCTGCTTTTCTTCTTCAGGTTGTGCCGCTTTTTTCTGTCTACGGCATGCTCCTTACCATAGATGCTCCCTTCATCTTTTTCTGGACACTTTCTCTCTATCTTTTCCACCGCATCCTCAGGCAGGAGCTTTCTCCCGGAAACAATAGATCATCCCTTCTGTCTTGGGTGCTGTTAGGCATAGCAGCAGGGTTTGGACTGCTCACAAAATACACGATGGTATTTTTTCTGCTGTCGGCGTTTCTCTATCTTCTTTTCCGGAAGGATGCAAGAAGGCTTCTGCGGACCTTTGGCCCATATCTGGCGTTTCTGACCAGTATGCTTGTTTTCAGCCCGGTTATATTCTGGAACGCTTCACGCGGCTGGGTGACGCTGAAGCATACAGCAGGACAGGCCCATCTGCGGGAAGGGCTTGTGCTCTCCGCCTGGTCTTTTGCCGAATTTCTCGGCTCTCAGTTTGGGGTGGTGACTCCCCTGCTCTTTGTGATGATAATCGTTGCGGTGCTGAAATTGCGCAAGACAGAAAAAGGGGCCTTCCTCTTCTGGTTTTCGCTGCCGACAATCGCTTTTTTCCTTCTCAAAAGCATGCAGGGGAAGGTGCAGGCAAACTGGGCCTTGACAGGGTATATCACCGGCATGGTCGCCTTTTCAGCCTTTTTTCTGGACCGGTGGAAAGATTTCAAAAAGCCCCTTCGCATAACGGTGGCGTTCGGCGTCTGCCTGTCCATCCTGATAACACTGTTCATTCATGCCCCCTCAATGCTCAGACTGCCGGAAAAATTTGATCCTTCCATGAGGCTGGTCGGCTGGAAAGAGCTGGGACAGCAAGCGTCGGTCCTTTATAGGGATATGTCCGTCAAGGGGCCGGTCTTTGTTTTTTCCGACAGTTACCAGGTGGCGAGCGAGCTTGCCTTTTATATGAAAGATAATCCGGTCACCTATTGTGTCAATCTCGGCAGGAGGATGAACCAGTATGACCTGTGGCCCGGCTTTGAAAATCTCAAAGGTCAAAATGCCATCTTCATCAGGGCAAGGGAAAGAGAGAACGTCCCTGAAATGGTCTCCAATGCCTTCAGCTCCTGCGATCACAGGGTGATTGAGGTGAAGACGCGGAAGCAGAAAACCCTGAAATTTAGCGTATCGGCATGTTATGATTTCAAAGGTTTTGAATCGCAGCAGCCGGAGACTTTTTGA
- a CDS encoding response regulator translates to MSGKILVIDDELLILNTVERALVRVGYSVAKAQNMEELGAALRDAPFDLVLTDLHMDEDSAENIIKRVKQSSPAIKVLFMSGGSYEADADNFIEKPFKLEELREKVRVYLNEPS, encoded by the coding sequence ATGTCCGGCAAAATCCTTGTTATCGATGACGAACTGCTTATCCTGAATACGGTCGAAAGAGCACTTGTACGGGTTGGGTACTCTGTTGCCAAGGCGCAGAATATGGAGGAACTCGGTGCGGCGCTCAGGGATGCTCCCTTTGATCTCGTGCTCACTGACCTCCATATGGATGAGGATTCTGCAGAGAATATCATTAAGAGAGTAAAACAGTCTTCTCCCGCCATCAAGGTGCTGTTCATGAGCGGCGGCTCGTATGAGGCCGATGCTGATAACTTCATCGAAAAACCCTTTAAACTGGAAGAATTGAGGGAAAAAGTCAGGGTTTATCTGAATGAACCTTCCTGA